From the Oleiphilus messinensis genome, one window contains:
- a CDS encoding YaeQ family protein yields the protein MALSATLYKAHLTVNNFDTNEFGTYELTVARHPSETEARLMLRLIAFANYAHDRLEFTRGLCVSEEPELWQKDDTGHPQRWIELGLPEFKRLKQRSSKATQLVVFAYGDQNAQNWREQNQSSWAKLDNLSVTYIETADLQSAAQRCQRRMELHVSIQDGLFELTAFGDTQSGEPINIRLEKWK from the coding sequence ATGGCACTCTCCGCAACGCTCTATAAAGCTCATCTCACCGTCAATAATTTTGACACCAATGAATTCGGTACGTACGAACTGACCGTCGCGAGGCACCCGTCGGAAACGGAAGCACGACTCATGCTTCGACTCATTGCGTTTGCCAACTACGCACATGATCGACTGGAATTTACCCGGGGCCTGTGCGTCAGTGAAGAACCCGAACTTTGGCAAAAAGATGATACCGGCCACCCACAGCGCTGGATCGAATTGGGTTTACCGGAATTCAAACGACTCAAACAGCGCAGCTCGAAAGCAACACAGCTTGTCGTATTTGCCTATGGCGATCAAAACGCACAAAATTGGCGAGAGCAAAACCAATCGTCATGGGCAAAGCTTGATAACCTTTCAGTGACTTATATCGAAACTGCAGATTTGCAGTCAGCTGCGCAGCGCTGTCAACGCCGCATGGAACTGCACGTGAGTATTCAGGATGGTCTGTTTGAATTGACAGCCTTTGGTGACACGCAATCGGGAGAACCGATCAACATTCGTCTGGAAAAATGGAAGTAA
- a CDS encoding ATP-dependent DNA helicase, giving the protein MTDLYRVSVTELVQFSCRSGDLPTGLQVSSGPTASEGQKAHRKLQKRRPKGVETEVAVTQTLAGLQISGRIDVVYPGQLPPIIEEIKSTHVSVDKLDHGQQQLHWSQAKVYGYCYAMQYDLEQVAIQVVWYNTLEDTEHSAQQIMSRAELATFAEQVVRRYLDWMRLLDAHREKARHTARELRFPYGEFRPGQRRMAESVYRVIRDGGNLLAEAPTGTGKTMSVLFPAVKAIGANKIDKILYLTAKRTTRELAQIAIQKMVDQGLVLTYVILQAKKNTCFCLREDKSSEPAPFQLGDPAPSLDESACAYCKGFFDRLPEAREALLKAGHLTQEVIERYARDFQLCPFELALQMLHWVDIAVCDYNYVYDPLVRLAYFDESRERMVALVDESHNLPDRARSMYSGALSSRLPAATTGFSRKDLLGRRVQALARVLRRSRSDEDASEVVLAEPDNTVYNACQRVTEVISEFSEKGGRLTPEGLEWLKTLYRYLKIHELFAPSHRTIWTRQDRHTEVELFCCDATRWLQVLNEKIHAKVFFSATLSPPAFYSHRLGAMSDGAMTDDCPPHWPKWLALDATFPAENQGVFVLPFIDLRWHARARFESRIVQLIDILRTSKAGHYLVFFPSYGFMNQIHALWQQYRPDIPVVVQTTDSKDTEREAFLAHFSAGHPPTLGFAIIGGVFAEGVDFEGDRLSGAMILGVGLPQFNLRQSLLKAEFEQQGLPGFDYAYRYPAMTRVLQTAGRVIRSETDRGVVVLVDSRFNHAEYRTRFPNHWQPELCAQESAFANALAAFWRGS; this is encoded by the coding sequence GTGACAGACCTGTATCGTGTCAGCGTGACGGAGCTGGTGCAATTTTCCTGCCGCAGTGGTGATCTACCGACCGGCTTGCAGGTGAGCAGCGGTCCCACTGCGAGCGAGGGGCAAAAGGCCCACCGTAAACTGCAAAAACGTCGCCCAAAAGGGGTTGAAACCGAGGTGGCGGTAACCCAGACGCTTGCTGGTTTACAAATCAGTGGTCGCATTGATGTGGTCTATCCTGGTCAACTGCCGCCGATTATTGAAGAAATTAAATCGACCCACGTCAGTGTCGACAAGCTCGATCATGGCCAACAACAGTTGCACTGGAGCCAGGCAAAAGTATATGGCTACTGTTATGCCATGCAGTATGATCTGGAGCAGGTTGCGATTCAGGTGGTCTGGTACAACACGCTGGAGGATACTGAACACTCGGCACAGCAGATCATGTCCCGTGCCGAACTTGCGACCTTTGCAGAGCAAGTTGTGCGCCGCTATCTGGACTGGATGCGACTGCTGGATGCACACCGGGAAAAAGCGCGTCACACAGCCCGGGAATTAAGGTTTCCCTATGGTGAGTTCAGGCCGGGGCAACGTCGTATGGCTGAGTCCGTCTATCGCGTCATCCGGGATGGTGGAAACTTGTTGGCAGAGGCCCCGACAGGGACAGGCAAAACGATGAGCGTGCTTTTTCCTGCGGTAAAGGCCATCGGGGCGAATAAAATTGACAAAATTCTGTATCTCACCGCAAAACGGACAACCCGAGAATTGGCGCAGATCGCCATTCAAAAAATGGTTGATCAGGGCTTAGTGCTGACCTATGTGATTTTGCAGGCCAAGAAAAACACCTGTTTTTGCCTGCGCGAGGATAAGAGCTCTGAGCCAGCACCATTTCAACTGGGTGACCCAGCCCCATCATTGGATGAATCCGCTTGTGCCTATTGCAAGGGCTTTTTTGATCGTTTGCCCGAAGCGCGGGAAGCCCTGTTAAAAGCAGGGCATCTAACGCAGGAGGTGATCGAACGTTATGCCCGAGACTTTCAATTGTGCCCGTTTGAACTTGCCTTGCAGATGTTGCACTGGGTCGATATCGCGGTGTGTGACTACAACTATGTCTATGATCCGCTGGTCAGGCTTGCGTATTTTGACGAGAGCCGGGAACGTATGGTGGCCTTGGTGGATGAGTCCCATAACCTTCCGGATCGCGCCCGCAGTATGTACTCCGGCGCATTGAGCAGCAGGTTACCTGCAGCCACGACCGGATTTTCCAGAAAAGATCTTCTGGGGCGTCGCGTTCAAGCATTGGCACGGGTGTTGAGACGATCCCGCTCTGACGAAGATGCGTCTGAGGTGGTTTTGGCCGAACCGGATAATACTGTCTATAACGCGTGCCAGCGGGTGACTGAAGTCATCTCAGAGTTCAGTGAAAAGGGAGGTCGGCTCACGCCAGAGGGGCTGGAGTGGCTGAAAACACTTTATCGTTATCTCAAAATCCACGAGTTGTTTGCCCCCAGTCATCGTACCATTTGGACCCGCCAGGATCGCCACACAGAGGTTGAGTTGTTTTGTTGTGATGCAACGCGCTGGCTGCAGGTGTTGAACGAAAAAATACATGCCAAGGTGTTTTTCTCGGCAACCTTGTCGCCACCAGCGTTTTACAGTCATCGTCTTGGCGCGATGTCTGATGGAGCGATGACAGATGACTGTCCCCCGCATTGGCCGAAATGGCTGGCACTGGACGCAACGTTTCCAGCGGAAAACCAGGGCGTGTTTGTGCTCCCGTTTATCGATTTGCGTTGGCATGCAAGAGCCCGGTTTGAATCCCGGATAGTGCAGCTTATTGATATTCTCCGGACTTCTAAGGCCGGGCACTATCTGGTTTTCTTCCCTTCCTATGGTTTTATGAATCAGATCCATGCACTTTGGCAGCAATACCGCCCCGATATCCCGGTTGTTGTGCAGACCACTGACTCCAAGGATACTGAGCGCGAAGCATTTCTGGCCCATTTCTCGGCAGGCCATCCTCCAACGCTCGGCTTTGCGATAATCGGTGGCGTATTTGCTGAAGGCGTTGACTTCGAGGGGGACAGACTTTCCGGCGCGATGATACTGGGGGTAGGGTTGCCGCAATTCAACCTGCGGCAATCGCTGCTCAAGGCTGAATTTGAGCAGCAGGGATTACCAGGCTTCGATTACGCTTATCGGTATCCCGCCATGACTCGCGTGCTGCAAACAGCAGGCCGGGTAATACGTTCCGAAACGGATAGAGGCGTAGTGGTGTTGGTCGACAGTCGTTTCAATCACGCAGAGTATCGAACACGCTTCCCGAATCATTGGCAGCCAGAACTATGCGCCCAAGAGTCGGCATTTGCTAACGCGTTGGCTGCATTCTGGAGAGGTTCATAG
- a CDS encoding YigZ family protein, whose amino-acid sequence MLRDYNVPAAPVETEMEVKKSRFIARVYRAETREQAMAWLDVARKDYPDARHHCWAYLLGDPHSPRSVAMSDDGEPGGTAGKPILNVLQHKDVGDIMLIVIRYFGGIKLGAGGLVRAYSASAQQGMDGLETELFIRKQVISVTLDFQHENVIRHWLNQHDAAVIDNTYAQQVTLKCQLAVVDLDEFKAFCEGIGGVCSGLDDCP is encoded by the coding sequence ATGTTAAGAGACTACAACGTACCTGCAGCACCCGTTGAAACCGAGATGGAAGTTAAAAAAAGCCGCTTCATTGCCCGAGTCTATCGTGCCGAGACCCGGGAACAGGCAATGGCGTGGCTGGACGTGGCGCGCAAGGATTATCCGGATGCCCGTCATCACTGTTGGGCCTATCTCCTGGGGGATCCCCATTCACCGCGCTCTGTGGCCATGTCGGACGATGGTGAACCGGGTGGTACCGCAGGCAAGCCCATTTTAAACGTGCTTCAGCACAAAGATGTCGGGGATATCATGTTAATTGTTATCCGGTATTTCGGGGGCATTAAACTCGGGGCCGGTGGCCTGGTGCGCGCCTATTCCGCTTCGGCACAACAGGGAATGGATGGGCTTGAAACGGAATTGTTCATCCGGAAGCAGGTCATATCGGTAACCTTGGACTTCCAGCATGAAAATGTAATCCGGCACTGGCTGAATCAGCATGATGCTGCAGTAATTGATAACACCTATGCCCAGCAAGTGACGTTGAAGTGTCAGCTGGCAGTTGTTGACCTGGATGAATTCAAAGCGTTCTGTGAGGGGATAGGGGGCGTCTGCTCCGGATTGGACGATTGTCCCTGA
- a CDS encoding DUF3320 domain-containing protein, translated as MSIKQQIEFARRELLDMGLGTNPLLNYRSNAKSVDIVDEIASQTFDILINENKSMYFLPLPEAYRELYTESQSESDTDDSLPPLETYLEDNVGVNRHKDSHLQTKLTPEKLEISLIKIENEAHTLLQEQGIEVLYLALGFLKWFEDKNSDIPYYAPLILLPVELQRTSAKAAFSIQFTQADFGSNLALAAKLKGEFRVDLPTFGDELDVEHYMQSVRSAIEAQERWQVLDNQIALGLFSFGKFQMYADLDEGNWPQGKSLLDQPLLKALFETGFVKDTEQLEGLPNHENVREPEKLHLVKDADSSQTKAILAVMEGSNLVIQGPPGTGKSQTITNVIAEALAKDKKVLFVAQKMAALKVVKKRLDESHLGDAVLELHSHKSTKKTVLDSLKRTFEQGKPQVPDRQQHYERLTMVRGQLDQYVNTITKPILQSGLDYIGALGHYLDLQQEEDYRRYPQLSFDMLRDWDSIQLAEAERGLIAVKEHIDSYGIPSENPYFVSTRTALSPIEQQRIERSVADCKQTLEDITRLAQQLSQEIGLDKSKTLHDVDNLYQTSLRALQAPKLAGVNLAADAWQQHRNSVRQLITDGQSMTRIFTEYKDRFITQAFTAVMVEIKQGLVGRVDKWWRIFSPRYWKAKSALQAYVTRGLTGKPIQWLEWVDDLLRYQTSYQAYQELQTLGQSLFADQWHGKDSDWKALGELSEWVLSLYDDIADAKVDAGIIKFLSKAPTLSGWKAQLAILNDAIEALSAQLTELYELVQVQATAGTLEHKNIDLQDLSELLAGWQNVEKLYEASRYNQIQEILRAVGLSEIIPLAAEWHLPTECLLPTLKASYYAGLVNDAYNANPCIQQFDRVHHERLIQEFRHLDGALFDFAKEALVSHLHTKLPNYNAPGEMDLLRREFTKKRRHIPIRRLLSEATAVIQQAKPVFMMSPMSVATYLPPGKVEFDLVIFDEASQIPAPDALGAIARGKQVIVVGDSKQMPPTNFFGRAVEFSDEEADESTTADVESILGLMLSKGVPEAMLRWHYRSRHHSLIAVSNNQFYNDKLMIFPSPGSHPEATGLSLNILTDTVYGRGSTRSNPLEAEHIAKAVLLHAKHRPHLSLGVVAFSTSQRDAILFALERLRRVNAETENFFSHHEGGDEFFVKNLENVQGDERDVIFVSIGYGKMQSGQMTQNFGPVNKTDGERRLNVLISRARMAMQVYCNFSADDIRVTADTPFGVKALQVFLNYAATGQLETSRVTGKEHDSPFEVEVHNAIEQLGYDAEPQVGSSGFYIDLAVRDPNKPGRFILAVECDGASYHSSASARDRDRIRQSVLEGLGWRFHRIWSTDWFRNAAGEIERLKQSIQDARNAVDSEGLPTDSSPTMDVAAPLTITRNADEPEIRQVAVPKYQYVCPEELELAFVSDIDELSDVDVQNAILKLVHIESPICLSLLSSRISSAVGFSRIGAKLKNSIKEWVIQLVHSNKIRLIDDFIYANSEKPIRLRDWSALDSAMRKIEYVSEKELENAIFVTVRDAVSIESDDCIAAALALIGFQRVTAKAKQQLHSIIQGLLYLEELREVNGRLQLGVTENSGG; from the coding sequence ATGAGCATTAAACAACAAATAGAATTTGCCCGTCGGGAACTCTTGGATATGGGATTGGGCACCAACCCCTTATTAAATTACCGCAGCAATGCCAAGAGCGTGGATATTGTTGACGAAATTGCCAGTCAAACATTTGATATTCTCATCAACGAAAACAAGTCGATGTATTTTCTGCCACTACCGGAAGCCTACCGGGAGCTGTATACGGAGAGCCAATCAGAATCAGATACCGACGATAGTCTACCTCCGCTGGAAACGTATTTAGAAGACAACGTAGGCGTTAATCGACATAAAGATTCGCACTTGCAGACCAAGTTGACTCCTGAGAAGCTGGAAATTTCCTTGATAAAAATTGAAAACGAAGCTCATACACTGTTGCAAGAACAAGGCATAGAGGTGCTTTATCTAGCGTTGGGTTTCCTAAAATGGTTTGAGGACAAAAACAGTGATATACCGTATTATGCTCCATTGATATTGCTACCCGTTGAATTACAACGGACTTCAGCCAAAGCAGCCTTCTCTATTCAATTTACTCAAGCGGATTTTGGCTCGAACCTAGCACTCGCTGCGAAACTAAAAGGCGAATTTCGGGTTGATTTACCGACGTTTGGAGATGAATTGGACGTTGAACATTACATGCAATCTGTACGCTCCGCAATCGAAGCACAAGAACGCTGGCAAGTGCTCGACAATCAAATTGCCTTGGGATTGTTTTCGTTTGGTAAATTCCAGATGTACGCAGATTTGGATGAGGGCAATTGGCCCCAGGGTAAGTCCTTGCTTGACCAGCCATTGCTCAAGGCACTGTTTGAGACCGGTTTTGTAAAAGACACTGAACAACTGGAAGGACTGCCCAATCATGAGAACGTTCGAGAACCGGAGAAACTGCATCTCGTCAAAGATGCGGATTCCAGTCAAACAAAAGCCATACTTGCCGTTATGGAAGGCAGTAATCTTGTAATTCAAGGTCCACCAGGTACCGGTAAGTCGCAAACGATTACTAATGTGATTGCGGAGGCCCTTGCCAAAGACAAAAAAGTACTCTTTGTCGCGCAAAAAATGGCCGCTCTGAAGGTTGTGAAAAAACGTCTGGATGAATCGCATTTAGGCGATGCTGTACTCGAACTACACAGTCATAAAAGTACGAAAAAAACGGTACTGGATTCCCTGAAACGGACATTTGAGCAGGGTAAACCTCAAGTGCCAGACCGCCAACAACATTATGAACGTTTAACGATGGTCCGGGGGCAGCTTGATCAATACGTCAATACGATTACAAAGCCCATTTTGCAGTCGGGCTTAGACTATATCGGAGCGCTTGGGCATTATCTGGATTTGCAGCAAGAAGAGGATTATCGTCGTTATCCACAGCTATCTTTTGATATGTTAAGGGATTGGGATTCTATCCAGTTGGCGGAAGCTGAACGGGGGCTTATTGCCGTTAAGGAGCATATTGACAGTTACGGTATTCCGTCTGAGAATCCGTACTTTGTAAGTACACGTACCGCCCTTTCACCGATAGAACAACAGAGAATCGAGCGGAGCGTAGCGGATTGCAAGCAAACCCTCGAAGACATTACCAGACTTGCACAACAACTAAGCCAGGAGATTGGATTAGACAAAAGCAAGACCTTGCATGATGTAGACAATTTATATCAAACATCACTTAGAGCACTGCAAGCGCCCAAATTAGCCGGCGTTAATCTGGCCGCGGATGCCTGGCAACAGCACAGGAATAGCGTACGACAGCTCATCACCGACGGCCAGTCAATGACTAGAATCTTTACCGAATACAAAGATCGTTTCATCACACAAGCGTTTACTGCGGTAATGGTGGAAATCAAACAGGGTTTGGTTGGTCGCGTTGATAAGTGGTGGCGTATTTTCTCTCCTCGCTATTGGAAGGCCAAATCAGCTCTACAGGCATACGTTACTCGTGGACTGACCGGTAAACCAATACAGTGGCTGGAGTGGGTGGATGATTTACTGCGATACCAGACGAGTTATCAAGCGTACCAAGAGTTACAGACTCTTGGTCAATCTTTATTCGCTGACCAGTGGCATGGCAAGGACTCGGACTGGAAAGCTCTGGGTGAACTATCAGAATGGGTGCTTTCTTTATATGATGATATCGCTGACGCTAAAGTTGATGCGGGCATCATCAAATTTCTCTCAAAGGCACCCACCCTCTCGGGCTGGAAAGCACAGCTTGCGATACTAAACGACGCAATTGAGGCATTGAGCGCACAATTAACCGAGCTTTATGAGCTTGTTCAGGTTCAAGCCACAGCAGGCACTCTTGAGCATAAAAATATCGATCTGCAAGACTTGTCAGAGCTACTGGCAGGCTGGCAGAATGTTGAAAAACTCTATGAAGCGTCGCGCTATAACCAAATTCAAGAAATATTGCGGGCTGTTGGGTTGTCAGAAATAATCCCGCTTGCCGCAGAATGGCACCTGCCAACTGAGTGTCTGTTGCCGACTTTAAAGGCTTCTTACTACGCTGGTTTGGTTAACGATGCCTATAACGCAAACCCGTGCATTCAGCAATTTGACAGGGTGCATCACGAGCGTTTAATTCAGGAATTTCGCCACCTTGATGGGGCGCTGTTCGACTTCGCGAAAGAAGCATTGGTAAGTCATTTGCACACCAAATTGCCCAACTATAACGCCCCAGGGGAAATGGATTTGTTGCGTAGAGAATTTACCAAGAAACGGCGCCATATTCCCATTCGCCGCCTGTTAAGCGAAGCCACCGCGGTTATTCAGCAAGCCAAGCCAGTTTTCATGATGAGCCCGATGTCCGTAGCGACATATTTACCTCCGGGAAAAGTGGAGTTTGATTTGGTGATATTTGATGAAGCCAGTCAAATCCCGGCACCCGATGCCCTTGGGGCGATTGCACGCGGGAAACAAGTGATAGTGGTCGGAGACAGTAAACAGATGCCGCCGACTAATTTTTTCGGTAGAGCAGTGGAGTTTAGTGATGAAGAAGCTGACGAAAGCACCACAGCTGATGTAGAGAGCATACTGGGTTTAATGCTTTCCAAAGGCGTGCCAGAGGCCATGTTACGCTGGCACTATCGTAGCCGTCACCATTCTTTGATCGCGGTATCCAATAACCAGTTTTATAATGATAAGCTGATGATTTTCCCAAGCCCCGGCTCTCACCCTGAGGCGACTGGGCTGTCATTGAATATCTTAACGGATACGGTGTATGGTCGTGGCTCCACTCGAAGCAATCCACTTGAAGCCGAACATATTGCTAAAGCGGTTCTACTCCATGCCAAGCATCGACCCCACTTATCTTTGGGGGTAGTCGCATTCAGCACCTCTCAACGTGACGCGATTTTATTTGCCCTTGAACGCCTGCGTCGTGTCAATGCGGAGACGGAGAACTTCTTTTCACACCACGAGGGGGGCGATGAGTTTTTTGTCAAAAACCTGGAAAATGTACAGGGGGATGAACGGGATGTCATATTTGTCAGTATAGGCTACGGTAAAATGCAATCCGGACAAATGACACAGAATTTCGGCCCGGTGAATAAAACCGACGGTGAACGACGCCTCAACGTGCTGATCTCCAGAGCAAGAATGGCCATGCAAGTGTATTGCAACTTTAGTGCGGATGATATTCGCGTGACAGCGGACACCCCCTTTGGCGTGAAAGCATTACAGGTATTTTTGAACTACGCGGCTACGGGACAATTGGAAACTTCTCGGGTAACAGGCAAAGAGCATGATTCGCCTTTTGAAGTGGAAGTACACAACGCGATCGAACAGTTAGGCTACGATGCAGAGCCACAGGTAGGTAGCAGTGGCTTTTACATTGACCTCGCAGTGCGGGATCCAAATAAACCCGGTCGCTTTATTCTTGCAGTAGAATGTGACGGTGCCAGCTACCACAGTTCCGCCTCTGCCCGGGATCGGGACCGGATAAGGCAGTCTGTACTTGAAGGCTTAGGCTGGCGATTTCATCGTATTTGGAGTACTGACTGGTTTAGAAATGCCGCTGGCGAAATCGAGCGGCTTAAGCAGTCTATTCAAGATGCCAGAAATGCCGTCGATAGTGAAGGCTTGCCCACAGACTCCTCCCCAACAATGGATGTTGCCGCACCACTTACTATCACCCGCAACGCTGATGAACCGGAAATCCGGCAAGTTGCGGTACCGAAATATCAGTACGTGTGCCCAGAGGAGCTTGAACTTGCTTTCGTTTCCGATATTGATGAGTTGTCGGATGTTGACGTTCAAAACGCAATTTTAAAACTGGTCCACATTGAGTCCCCAATCTGTCTATCATTATTATCAAGCCGAATCAGCAGTGCGGTTGGTTTTTCCCGTATAGGAGCAAAATTAAAAAATAGTATCAAAGAGTGGGTGATCCAATTAGTACATAGCAACAAAATTCGATTGATTGATGATTTTATCTACGCAAACTCCGAAAAGCCCATCCGCTTGCGAGACTGGAGTGCGCTTGATAGTGCCATGAGAAAAATCGAGTATGTCAGTGAAAAGGAACTTGAAAACGCCATTTTTGTCACAGTTCGAGATGCGGTAAGTATTGAGTCTGATGATTGTATTGCTGCTGCGTTAGCGTTAATTGGATTTCAACGCGTAACGGCGAAAGCAAAGCAACAACTACATAGCATTATTCAAGGCTTGCTCTATTTGGAAGAACTCCGGGAAGTGAACGGACGGTTGCAACTAGGCGTTACAGAGAATTCGGGTGGCTAA
- a CDS encoding VRR-NUC domain-containing protein, giving the protein MAIELEPEYYLDNFRQLTDFVTVRYSDLLDLDEARFLSDFAVLSRDAQKLYVRMLTRKGDVFRRSKLQYAEITDIDEAARELARMDFIDTNPSLSLDTILKLFSKPEITAAVGDESLNRLRRDELEQSLLADATRIPELIACVASLDELFLLCRAQVFDTLKLLFFGNLRQDMTEFVLKDLGLYTFAEYSLDDESRFFHHRDQVNAHLHYYGVLDQFTDDDLQDASRLTELIAQLPVAPQEDRVLRRRVERVKLKFARQLERLGDLDLALAWYRECQTPPSRERQSRILIQQSEIEAGLALCETILETPRNEEELVFAQSFGARTARKHKHPWRKIKAYKPPEYSLVLPNQGQRVEMAVQNYFNESVATDSAGDNTCYYVENTLINSVFGLSIWEMMFASVPGAFFNPFQIMPSDFYERDFVECRKPLYEQWQTRVSSSDELSRCVLQNYERYYGQLNPLVFWGNIEPELLKTACHLIPITDWQHLFQRIFTDIKHNRSGLPDLILFHPDGLNPEFDSPLVTDRSYQLVEVKGPGDKLQKNQLRWMTYFAEHDIPHSVLNVTWDESP; this is encoded by the coding sequence ATGGCGATTGAACTCGAGCCTGAGTACTATCTTGATAATTTCAGGCAGCTTACGGATTTTGTAACGGTCCGATACAGTGATTTACTCGATCTGGATGAGGCGCGTTTCCTGTCTGACTTTGCTGTGCTTTCCCGGGACGCGCAAAAACTCTACGTGCGTATGCTCACGCGCAAAGGGGACGTCTTTCGTCGCAGCAAGTTACAGTATGCCGAAATCACAGATATTGATGAAGCGGCTCGGGAATTAGCCCGAATGGACTTTATCGATACCAACCCTTCGTTATCTCTGGACACAATTTTGAAGCTGTTCAGCAAACCCGAAATTACAGCTGCGGTCGGTGATGAAAGCCTCAATCGGCTACGCCGCGATGAACTCGAACAATCCCTGTTGGCGGATGCTACGCGAATCCCAGAGTTGATTGCATGTGTGGCGTCTTTGGATGAACTCTTCCTGCTCTGTCGGGCACAGGTTTTTGATACATTGAAGCTCCTGTTTTTTGGCAACTTACGCCAGGACATGACCGAATTTGTGCTGAAAGACCTGGGGCTTTATACCTTTGCCGAGTACAGTCTGGACGACGAGTCCCGCTTTTTTCATCATCGTGATCAAGTCAATGCACATCTTCATTACTACGGGGTGCTTGATCAGTTTACGGATGACGATCTGCAAGATGCCTCACGATTAACGGAACTCATTGCCCAGCTCCCGGTTGCCCCGCAGGAAGATCGGGTATTACGGCGACGGGTTGAACGAGTCAAGTTGAAGTTTGCACGCCAACTCGAACGTCTCGGCGATCTGGATCTCGCATTGGCATGGTATCGTGAATGCCAAACGCCACCGTCGCGAGAACGGCAGTCCCGGATTTTAATCCAGCAAAGTGAGATCGAAGCCGGGTTGGCACTATGCGAGACGATACTGGAAACACCAAGAAACGAAGAAGAATTGGTGTTTGCCCAGAGTTTTGGCGCTCGCACAGCCCGCAAACATAAGCACCCCTGGCGTAAAATCAAGGCCTACAAGCCACCTGAGTATTCGCTGGTGTTGCCTAATCAGGGGCAGCGGGTTGAGATGGCAGTTCAAAACTATTTTAACGAGAGTGTGGCTACAGACTCTGCTGGAGATAACACTTGTTATTACGTTGAAAACACATTAATCAACAGTGTATTCGGGTTATCAATCTGGGAGATGATGTTCGCCAGTGTGCCGGGCGCTTTCTTCAACCCGTTTCAGATTATGCCCTCGGATTTTTATGAGCGCGACTTTGTTGAATGCCGTAAGCCGCTGTATGAGCAATGGCAAACTCGTGTCAGCAGTTCCGATGAACTATCTCGTTGTGTTCTCCAGAATTACGAGCGCTATTACGGTCAGTTAAATCCTCTGGTATTTTGGGGAAATATTGAGCCGGAACTGCTGAAAACTGCCTGTCATTTAATTCCGATCACCGATTGGCAGCATTTGTTTCAGCGTATTTTCACAGATATAAAACATAACCGTTCCGGCTTGCCGGATCTGATCTTGTTCCACCCGGACGGACTTAATCCCGAGTTTGATTCACCGCTTGTCACTGACCGCAGCTACCAATTAGTTGAGGTAAAAGGCCCGGGTGACAAATTGCAGAAAAACCAGCTGCGCTGGATGACCTACTTTGCGGAACATGACATTCCCCATAGTGTTCTGAACGTTACCTGGGACGAGTCCCCGTGA
- a CDS encoding DUF3301 domain-containing protein, with translation MTLADLFWVFLLTFIAWYWWKSKEFKELALADLKRHCQRVDVKLLDDTIFLRGIWLKRDSDGRLHVWRRFAFEFATTGESRYSGKVVMLGRKITNIEMDAHRI, from the coding sequence ATGACTTTGGCTGATCTTTTTTGGGTGTTTCTACTGACATTTATTGCGTGGTACTGGTGGAAATCGAAAGAGTTCAAAGAGCTGGCATTGGCCGACTTAAAACGGCATTGCCAGAGGGTCGATGTGAAACTACTGGATGACACTATCTTTCTCAGAGGCATTTGGCTAAAAAGAGATTCAGACGGCCGTTTACATGTCTGGCGGCGCTTTGCCTTTGAGTTTGCGACCACCGGAGAATCCCGCTACAGCGGAAAGGTCGTCATGCTGGGCCGCAAAATCACCAATATTGAAATGGATGCACACCGTATTTAA